One region of Candidatus Polarisedimenticolaceae bacterium genomic DNA includes:
- a CDS encoding MFS transporter: MNPATRTYRLVILALASFMMFGNYFAYDSVSAIETSLIKGLGADRASIGSMYSWYSFAAIAAVLVGGILIDKIGTRMASLLFSVLLTAGAVVVAIAPSVGWMQFGRLLFGAGAEPLAVAQSAILARWFKGKELALSFGVALTVSRLGTLFTFNTEALIADRSGWRAALWVAAILCFISLLANLLYNVLDKKAEPVLGLGESGADEINWSQLKKGAFPPSFWYVTLLCVTFYSAIFPFTALAPDFFHSKWNIPQASGEGLGFLSGIFYNFTHMFSTAQGVTSIIITASMIFAPFAGRLVDRIGKRASLMILGSLLMIPAHLAMGMTMINPVLPMIVLGAAFVLVPAAMWPAVPLVVEKERVGTAFGIMTAVQNIGLLAFPYLNGTLVDNTKSYTASQTMFSCLGIAGLIFAVLLLAADRKAGNVLESPTPQEG; encoded by the coding sequence ATGAATCCCGCGACACGAACCTACCGCCTCGTCATCCTCGCGCTCGCGAGCTTCATGATGTTCGGGAACTACTTCGCCTATGACAGCGTGTCGGCCATCGAGACCTCGCTCATCAAGGGACTCGGCGCGGACCGCGCGTCGATCGGGTCGATGTACAGCTGGTACAGCTTCGCCGCGATCGCGGCCGTCCTCGTCGGCGGCATCCTCATCGACAAGATCGGGACGCGCATGGCGAGCTTGCTCTTCTCGGTGCTCCTCACGGCCGGGGCCGTCGTCGTCGCGATCGCGCCGTCGGTCGGTTGGATGCAGTTCGGCCGCCTCCTCTTCGGTGCCGGCGCCGAGCCGCTCGCCGTCGCGCAGAGCGCGATCCTCGCACGATGGTTCAAGGGGAAGGAGCTCGCGCTCTCGTTCGGCGTCGCCCTCACCGTGAGCCGCCTCGGCACCCTGTTCACCTTCAACACGGAGGCGCTCATCGCCGACCGCAGCGGCTGGCGCGCGGCGCTCTGGGTCGCCGCGATCCTCTGCTTCATCAGCCTGCTCGCCAACCTCCTCTACAACGTACTCGACAAGAAGGCCGAGCCCGTCCTCGGTCTCGGCGAGTCGGGCGCCGACGAGATCAACTGGTCGCAGCTCAAGAAGGGTGCCTTCCCGCCGTCGTTCTGGTACGTCACGCTCCTCTGCGTGACCTTCTACTCCGCGATCTTCCCCTTCACCGCGCTCGCGCCCGACTTCTTCCACAGCAAGTGGAACATCCCGCAGGCGAGCGGCGAAGGGCTCGGCTTCCTCTCCGGCATCTTCTACAACTTCACGCACATGTTCTCGACCGCGCAGGGCGTGACCTCGATCATCATCACCGCATCGATGATCTTCGCGCCGTTCGCCGGCCGCCTCGTCGACCGTATCGGAAAGCGCGCCAGCCTGATGATCCTCGGTTCGCTCCTCATGATCCCCGCGCACCTCGCGATGGGCATGACGATGATCAACCCTGTGCTTCCGATGATCGTCCTCGGCGCCGCCTTCGTCCTCGTCCCCGCCGCGATGTGGCCGGCCGTCCCGCTCGTCGTCGAGAAGGAGCGCGTCGGCACCGCGTTCGGCATCATGACCGCCGTCCAGAACATCGGCCTCCTCGCCTTCCCCTACTTGAACGGCACGCTCGTCGACAACACGAAGAGCTACACCGCCAGCCAGACGATGTTCTCGTGCCTGGGGATCGCGGGATTGATCTTCGCAGTGCTCTTACTTGCCGCCGACAGAAAGGCGGGGAATGTGCTGGAGAGTCCGACGCCGCAGGAGGGTTGA
- a CDS encoding thioester reductase domain-containing protein, which translates to MTVSRFRQRPALADYLTEHARNQPDVPLYTYLDGEGRERDTYTYLAFHERTRHLAEHLKTKEGLKPGDRVLLVYPPGLEIIAAFFACARIGVIPVPVYPPTPMNFEIGLAKLTFVASDSGAKHALTTRGFYRSYRLLLAKRKISSPWRRAPGLPNLEWLTTDDVRGVASDGFTDTPGEALFLQYTSGSTSDPKGVIVTHRNIIENGFATLDHPPVAVSWLPQYHDMGLIGYYLFPAITGGSVWGFSPLDFLKRPALWMQTVSKVRATWTSSPNFGFEYCLRDEKLPDDEIRGLDLSSLRVLMNAAEPVRADTFERFYDRFGPLGLRREAHVVAFGLAENTLCVTNHGRRVVTVNKRLLQQRKLHLEPHQAKNANQVSLVSCGAALAGVDVRIVDPETREAKREGEIGEIWLSGASTCAGYWKRPDLTEEVFGARIAGEEDGPRHLRTGDLGFLLEGELYVCGRIKDLIIIRGVNYYPQDIEKIVEASSPRIRTGGAAAFDVEDEGEGLVVLAEVRTPKELPDPREIARAVRTQYYVEPHTIAFVTPKTISKTTSGKIARAATRRRWLAGEIEALAVHLSAKEQEPAGDVSGLRERFQYIVELYNLTGHEEYPFAEIGIDSLTMVRLIEDIKDLLEEHGAGELVRHVDVKLLQRLTIAEFFSFLDQFERAADQPIAALRYVLAKIQKDHEEYERECMRADAVLEPQPAVPAAKPVTSMLLTGPTGFFGPFLLSALLRKTPYTFHAVVRATDPVHGMDRIRAALRRSKLWTPEIDEALERRVHVVCGDVARHNLGMKAETWRTLSTKVQAVCHNAALVNYVLGYDALRPHNVDGTRELLRFARSGVLKEFHLVSSTFIYGWTAKARLLETDANEAMENLDFGYAQSKWVAEHLVHAAGRQGLPVRVYRPSLISAATNGVGSKDDIAVRLLAFMIRHGVAVDAKNQVSFLPADLVADNLAALIAAELPSGGTYHATVDRYYNMADVTRVITERYGYPFVYHDIPRFVAEMGRRATQDDPVYPLLDFFTRSQEKLAAMQHKRYDNARYREARSEAAGFRPDPPLEETVSYLMEFMLREGIVQERSKNAATKPA; encoded by the coding sequence ATGACCGTGTCGCGGTTTCGGCAGCGGCCCGCGCTCGCCGACTACCTCACCGAGCACGCCCGAAACCAACCCGACGTCCCGCTCTACACCTACCTCGACGGCGAGGGACGCGAGCGCGACACCTACACGTACCTCGCGTTCCACGAGCGGACCCGCCACCTCGCCGAGCACCTGAAGACGAAGGAAGGATTGAAGCCCGGCGACCGCGTCCTCCTCGTCTACCCTCCCGGCCTCGAGATCATCGCCGCGTTCTTCGCCTGCGCGCGGATCGGCGTCATCCCGGTCCCCGTCTACCCGCCGACGCCGATGAACTTCGAGATCGGCCTGGCGAAGCTGACGTTCGTCGCGAGCGACTCCGGGGCGAAGCACGCGCTCACGACGCGCGGGTTCTACCGGAGCTACCGCCTCCTCCTCGCCAAGCGGAAGATCTCCTCGCCCTGGCGGCGCGCGCCGGGGCTGCCGAATCTGGAGTGGCTCACGACCGACGACGTGCGCGGCGTGGCGTCCGACGGCTTCACGGACACGCCCGGCGAGGCGCTCTTCCTCCAGTACACCTCGGGCTCGACGAGCGATCCGAAGGGCGTGATCGTCACGCACCGGAACATCATCGAGAACGGGTTCGCGACGCTCGATCATCCGCCGGTCGCGGTGTCCTGGCTCCCGCAGTACCACGACATGGGGCTGATCGGCTATTACCTCTTCCCCGCGATCACGGGCGGCTCCGTGTGGGGATTCTCGCCTCTCGACTTCCTGAAGCGTCCCGCGCTCTGGATGCAGACCGTGAGCAAGGTGCGCGCGACGTGGACGTCGTCGCCGAACTTCGGATTCGAGTACTGCCTCCGCGACGAGAAGCTGCCGGACGACGAGATCCGCGGGCTCGACCTGAGCTCGCTCCGCGTCCTCATGAACGCGGCCGAGCCGGTGAGGGCCGACACGTTCGAGCGCTTCTACGATCGGTTCGGGCCGCTCGGCCTGAGACGAGAGGCGCACGTCGTCGCGTTCGGGCTCGCCGAGAACACGCTGTGCGTCACGAACCACGGGCGCCGGGTCGTCACCGTCAACAAGCGCCTCCTCCAGCAGCGGAAGCTCCACCTCGAGCCGCACCAGGCGAAGAACGCGAACCAGGTGAGCCTCGTGAGCTGCGGCGCGGCCCTCGCGGGCGTCGACGTGCGTATCGTCGATCCCGAGACGCGCGAGGCGAAGCGCGAGGGAGAGATCGGCGAGATCTGGCTCTCGGGGGCGAGCACGTGCGCCGGGTACTGGAAGCGGCCCGACCTCACCGAAGAGGTGTTCGGCGCCCGCATCGCAGGCGAGGAGGACGGCCCGCGCCACCTCAGGACCGGCGACCTCGGGTTCCTGCTCGAAGGTGAGCTGTACGTCTGCGGGCGGATCAAGGACCTCATCATCATCCGCGGCGTCAACTACTACCCGCAGGACATCGAGAAGATCGTCGAGGCGTCGTCGCCCAGGATCCGCACCGGCGGGGCCGCCGCGTTCGACGTCGAGGACGAAGGCGAGGGGCTCGTCGTCCTCGCCGAGGTCCGGACGCCGAAGGAGCTTCCCGACCCGCGCGAGATCGCGCGCGCGGTGCGGACCCAGTACTACGTCGAGCCTCACACGATCGCGTTCGTCACGCCGAAGACGATCTCGAAGACGACGTCGGGGAAGATCGCGCGCGCGGCGACACGGCGCCGCTGGCTCGCGGGGGAGATCGAGGCCCTCGCCGTGCACCTGTCGGCGAAGGAGCAGGAGCCTGCCGGCGACGTGTCGGGTCTCCGCGAGCGCTTCCAGTACATCGTCGAGCTGTACAACTTGACGGGGCACGAGGAGTACCCGTTCGCCGAGATCGGGATCGACTCCTTGACCATGGTCCGCCTCATCGAGGACATCAAGGATCTTCTGGAGGAGCACGGCGCCGGCGAGCTCGTTCGCCACGTCGACGTCAAGCTCCTCCAGCGGCTCACGATCGCGGAGTTCTTCTCGTTCCTCGACCAGTTCGAGCGCGCCGCCGACCAGCCGATCGCGGCGCTCCGCTACGTCCTCGCCAAGATCCAGAAGGACCACGAGGAGTACGAGCGCGAGTGCATGCGCGCCGACGCCGTGCTCGAGCCGCAGCCCGCGGTCCCGGCCGCGAAGCCAGTGACGAGCATGCTCCTCACGGGACCGACCGGCTTCTTCGGCCCGTTCCTCCTGAGCGCGCTCCTCCGGAAGACGCCGTACACGTTCCACGCCGTCGTGAGGGCGACCGATCCCGTTCACGGGATGGACCGCATCCGCGCGGCCCTGCGGCGCTCGAAGCTCTGGACCCCCGAGATCGACGAGGCGCTCGAGAGGCGGGTCCACGTCGTCTGCGGCGACGTCGCGCGCCACAACCTCGGGATGAAGGCGGAGACCTGGCGCACGCTGTCGACCAAGGTCCAGGCGGTCTGCCACAACGCCGCGCTCGTCAACTACGTCCTCGGCTACGACGCGCTGCGCCCGCACAACGTCGACGGGACGCGCGAGCTCCTGCGCTTCGCGCGGAGCGGCGTCCTCAAGGAGTTCCACCTCGTCTCGAGCACCTTCATCTACGGGTGGACCGCGAAGGCGCGCCTGCTCGAGACCGACGCCAACGAGGCGATGGAGAACCTCGACTTCGGCTACGCGCAGAGCAAGTGGGTCGCCGAGCATCTCGTCCACGCCGCGGGGCGGCAGGGGCTTCCGGTGCGCGTCTACCGCCCGTCGCTCATCTCCGCGGCGACGAACGGCGTGGGGAGCAAGGACGACATCGCGGTCCGCCTGCTCGCGTTCATGATCCGGCACGGCGTCGCCGTCGACGCGAAGAACCAGGTGAGCTTCCTGCCGGCCGATCTCGTCGCCGACAACCTCGCGGCGCTCATCGCGGCCGAGCTTCCCTCCGGCGGGACCTACCACGCCACCGTCGACCGCTACTACAACATGGCCGACGTGACGCGCGTCATCACCGAGCGCTACGGCTACCCGTTCGTCTATCACGACATCCCGCGCTTCGTCGCCGAGATGGGGCGTCGCGCGACGCAGGACGATCCGGTCTACCCGCTCCTCGACTTCTTCACGCGGTCGCAGGAGAAGCTCGCCGCGATGCAGCACAAGCGGTACGACAACGCGCGCTACCGCGAGGCGCGTTCCGAGGCCGCAGGATTCCGCCCCGACCCGCCGCTCGAGGAGACGGTGTCCTACCTGATGGAGTTCATGCTGCGCGAGGGGATCGTTCAGGAGCGCAGCAAGAACGCCGCGACGAAACCGGCGTAG
- a CDS encoding SDR family NAD(P)-dependent oxidoreductase, giving the protein MSGTVALVTGASRGIGRAIARALGETRATVYVTGRTVASEIPPEPGTIEHVARDVDRLGGHGIAVRCDHEHPDEIGALFAKVASESGQLDLLVNNVHSGMPDLVAGVGRPFWETDPAVWERMNGPGLRGHYVAAVHAARLMVPARRGLIVNVSSFCAGGYLLSVPYGVGKAALDRMTADLAHELLPHGVAVVSVWPGLVRTDTTGAVFHEAAPRYRRILDAYGETPERTGRAVAALASDPRVLRHSGRALIAAEVMRDYRVFDDDGRYPPSPRSLTTLASALLPDRFRPLAALVPPVRVPRFVVARVLTRFSDHLRARGGFK; this is encoded by the coding sequence GTGTCAGGGACGGTCGCGCTGGTCACGGGGGCGAGCCGCGGGATCGGGCGCGCGATCGCCCGGGCCCTCGGGGAGACGCGGGCGACCGTCTACGTGACCGGCCGCACGGTCGCCTCCGAGATTCCTCCGGAGCCCGGAACGATCGAGCACGTCGCCCGCGACGTCGACCGCCTCGGCGGGCACGGGATCGCGGTGCGCTGCGACCACGAGCACCCCGACGAGATCGGCGCGCTGTTCGCCAAGGTCGCTTCGGAGTCGGGGCAACTCGACCTTCTCGTCAACAACGTGCACTCCGGGATGCCCGATCTCGTCGCAGGCGTCGGCCGGCCGTTCTGGGAGACCGACCCGGCGGTGTGGGAGCGGATGAACGGGCCGGGCCTGAGAGGCCACTACGTGGCGGCGGTCCATGCCGCGCGCCTCATGGTCCCGGCGCGGCGGGGACTCATCGTCAACGTCTCCTCCTTCTGCGCGGGCGGTTACCTGCTGAGCGTCCCCTACGGCGTCGGCAAGGCCGCCCTCGACCGGATGACCGCCGATCTCGCGCACGAGCTCCTGCCGCACGGGGTCGCGGTCGTCTCGGTGTGGCCCGGGCTCGTCCGCACCGACACCACCGGCGCCGTCTTCCACGAGGCCGCGCCGCGCTACCGGCGGATCCTCGATGCCTACGGCGAGACGCCGGAGCGCACCGGCCGGGCGGTGGCGGCGCTCGCCTCCGACCCCAGGGTCCTCCGCCACTCGGGACGCGCATTGATCGCCGCCGAGGTCATGCGCGACTACCGGGTCTTCGACGACGACGGCCGCTACCCGCCCTCGCCGCGCAGCCTCACGACGCTCGCGAGCGCGCTCCTTCCCGACCGCTTCCGCCCGCTCGCGGCGCTCGTCCCCCCCGTGCGGGTGCCGCGCTTCGTCGTCGCCCGCGTGCTCACGCGGTTCTCGGACCACCTCAGGGCGCGCGGCGGCTTCAAGTGA
- a CDS encoding phosphatase PAP2 family protein — protein sequence MDQGEQARAALGGAPLLRAGTERALLSAAVIALFVTGYFAIGHAIAPESAHDLTSAWDRRIPFVDWTVWIYLWLFPASLLPLFVVRCPRLFRRTIVAYALVIAASLAVFAAYPVTSAHLRESAGPLDTSRLSPWAVATIYRLDPPVNLFPSLHLSIALLAALSAWIASRVYGAAIGAGVVLVAISILTVKQHVLADAAGALVVAGLAYVAVLRTYRPAPGVVPAYGWRGPAAYAGLTLAVYAGFVAAFLLRS from the coding sequence GTGGATCAAGGTGAGCAAGCGCGAGCTGCTCTGGGCGGAGCTCCCCTTCTGAGAGCCGGGACCGAGCGCGCGCTTCTGAGCGCGGCCGTCATCGCCCTCTTCGTCACAGGCTACTTCGCGATCGGCCACGCGATCGCGCCCGAGAGCGCCCACGACCTGACGAGCGCGTGGGACCGGCGGATCCCCTTCGTCGACTGGACGGTGTGGATCTACCTCTGGCTCTTCCCCGCGTCGCTGCTCCCCCTCTTCGTCGTGCGGTGCCCCCGCCTCTTCCGGCGCACGATCGTCGCCTATGCGCTCGTCATCGCGGCGTCGCTCGCGGTCTTCGCGGCGTATCCGGTGACCTCGGCGCATCTCCGCGAATCCGCGGGACCGCTCGACACGTCTCGACTCTCGCCGTGGGCGGTCGCGACGATCTACCGGCTCGACCCGCCGGTGAACCTCTTCCCTTCGCTCCACCTCTCGATCGCTCTCCTCGCCGCGCTCTCCGCGTGGATCGCCTCCCGCGTCTACGGTGCTGCGATCGGCGCCGGCGTCGTGCTCGTCGCGATCTCGATCTTGACGGTCAAGCAGCACGTGCTCGCCGATGCGGCGGGGGCGCTCGTCGTCGCGGGTCTCGCCTACGTCGCGGTTCTGCGGACGTACCGTCCCGCGCCGGGCGTCGTTCCAGCCTACGGGTGGCGCGGACCGGCGGCGTACGCGGGTCTCACGCTCGCGGTCTACGCCGGTTTCGTCGCGGCGTTCTTGCTGCGCTCCTGA
- a CDS encoding beta-N-acetylglucosaminidase domain-containing protein, producing MTRGARALTLVAVLLLGVALDQALKAVAFGALTSPVSMGVVQLRAIANKGAILGMGSGLGETARRLVFTIAEGALLAALGAYALLARSAGPLEVWAIALVIAGGAGNVVDRIVFGYVRDYVLIGRPGWPTAAFNLADVAVVLGFTILLVAAWRGARPKTKAAAAMLVLTAALAPEANASEPFPLRMVKLGGMPADPSVKAHVSYCRSLGFNAFFVYSHQAGAWTERAHLDRDFVTFARAMKTSGVALWVSINPVADTRNTFVFSDGDGERKLLAFMKKLHAKAGVDRFILSFDDQPTKLHELRDIFRYGFSSAPAHLDLAARIAAKLPKGTALWLCAAAYADVHLGDGSGPYSAPFLEGVPKLSPSIGIVWTGPDVLSPKVTRADLEKTRARLGGRPLLLYDNFPVNDDETGDALGLILGALRNREPSIRDEVAGYLACPMNELGASRFPLATTAAFLNDPEGYDADREIQRLLDRFSNREKETRTALDTQVLEWGGFIGERNYWPRDLLNAADAGRRLDDPAFVESFTWTADRYPGRMLALAAIEDGPFREDLLMVMRRRLAVARAMPLVIEYLARARAGRSDAAAVLQSIEQQRHDLLIVPDAHDVLDVFLRSARIPIR from the coding sequence ATGACGCGCGGCGCCAGAGCGCTCACGCTCGTCGCGGTCCTTCTCCTGGGTGTCGCGCTCGACCAAGCATTGAAGGCGGTCGCGTTCGGCGCGCTCACCTCTCCGGTCTCGATGGGGGTGGTCCAGCTCCGCGCGATCGCCAACAAAGGCGCCATCCTCGGCATGGGCTCGGGGTTGGGCGAGACCGCGCGGCGCCTCGTCTTCACCATCGCGGAAGGCGCGCTCCTCGCCGCGCTCGGCGCGTACGCCCTCCTCGCGCGCTCCGCCGGCCCGCTCGAGGTCTGGGCGATCGCGCTCGTCATCGCGGGAGGCGCAGGCAACGTCGTCGATCGGATCGTCTTCGGCTACGTCCGCGACTACGTCCTCATCGGCCGGCCGGGATGGCCGACCGCCGCCTTCAACCTCGCCGACGTGGCGGTCGTCCTCGGGTTCACGATCCTCCTCGTCGCAGCGTGGCGCGGCGCGCGCCCGAAAACGAAGGCGGCGGCCGCGATGCTCGTGCTCACGGCCGCCTTGGCCCCGGAAGCGAACGCCTCCGAGCCGTTCCCGCTCCGCATGGTCAAGCTCGGGGGCATGCCGGCCGACCCGAGCGTGAAGGCGCACGTCTCCTACTGCCGCTCGCTCGGCTTCAACGCCTTCTTCGTTTACAGCCATCAGGCGGGCGCCTGGACCGAGCGCGCGCACCTCGACCGCGATTTCGTCACGTTCGCCCGCGCGATGAAGACGAGCGGCGTCGCGCTCTGGGTCTCGATCAACCCGGTCGCCGACACGAGGAACACCTTCGTCTTCTCCGACGGGGACGGCGAGCGGAAGCTCCTCGCCTTCATGAAGAAGCTCCATGCGAAGGCCGGCGTCGACCGGTTCATCCTCTCGTTCGACGACCAGCCCACGAAGCTGCACGAGCTCCGCGACATCTTCCGCTACGGCTTCTCCTCCGCACCGGCGCATCTCGATCTCGCCGCACGGATCGCGGCGAAGCTTCCGAAGGGCACGGCGCTCTGGCTGTGCGCGGCGGCTTACGCCGACGTTCACCTCGGCGACGGCAGCGGGCCGTACTCGGCACCGTTCCTGGAGGGCGTACCGAAGCTTTCTCCCTCGATCGGCATCGTCTGGACCGGCCCCGACGTGCTCTCGCCAAAGGTCACGCGCGCCGACCTCGAGAAGACGCGCGCCCGCCTCGGCGGCCGTCCGCTCCTCCTCTACGACAACTTTCCCGTCAACGACGACGAGACCGGCGACGCGCTCGGCCTCATCCTGGGCGCGCTCCGGAACCGTGAGCCCTCGATCAGGGACGAGGTCGCCGGCTACCTCGCCTGCCCCATGAACGAGCTCGGCGCCTCGCGCTTCCCGCTCGCCACGACCGCCGCCTTCTTGAACGACCCCGAGGGCTACGACGCCGACCGGGAGATCCAACGACTCCTCGACAGGTTCTCGAACCGCGAAAAGGAAACCCGGACCGCGCTCGACACGCAAGTCCTCGAGTGGGGCGGCTTCATCGGCGAGCGGAACTATTGGCCGCGCGATCTCCTGAACGCCGCCGATGCGGGCAGGCGACTCGACGACCCCGCGTTCGTCGAGTCATTCACCTGGACCGCCGACCGCTACCCCGGCCGCATGCTGGCGCTCGCCGCCATCGAGGACGGCCCCTTCCGTGAAGACCTGCTCATGGTCATGCGGCGGAGGCTCGCGGTCGCGCGCGCCATGCCGCTCGTCATCGAGTATCTGGCCCGAGCCCGCGCCGGACGCTCCGACGCGGCAGCGGTCCTTCAGTCGATCGAGCAGCAGCGCCACGACCTCTTGATCGTCCCCGACGCGCACGACGTCCTCGACGTCTTCCTGCGCTCCGCCCGCATCCCCATCCGTTGA
- a CDS encoding DUF2520 domain-containing protein, giving the protein MIAILGAGALARAVAPKLAPAVVWSRDPKDAKAIARSNKRLRAVRDLTAAVRDAEIVLLAVPDAAVGPLAARLARLRRTWSGIVVLHAAGALGPEPLAPLEAAGASTGVLHPLAVLGTRGAKIAGAAARIEGGAEARAAARRLAKNLGLRPLPTGKGLDRPAYHAAASLASNDVVALLLAARALLVRAGVAEAAAARGVVALAESALAVARRHGIEGALSGPAFRGDAATVAAHLRVLGMSDRETAAAHRALSKTLTALGRGRRRRLTV; this is encoded by the coding sequence TTGATCGCGATCCTCGGCGCCGGCGCCTTGGCGCGTGCGGTCGCGCCCAAGCTCGCGCCGGCTGTCGTCTGGTCGCGTGATCCGAAGGACGCGAAGGCGATCGCAAGAAGCAACAAAAGGCTTCGCGCGGTACGCGACCTGACCGCCGCCGTGCGCGATGCGGAGATCGTCTTGCTCGCCGTTCCGGATGCCGCGGTCGGCCCGCTCGCCGCGCGTCTCGCGCGACTCCGGCGGACGTGGAGCGGCATCGTCGTCCTCCACGCCGCGGGGGCGCTCGGTCCCGAGCCCCTCGCCCCTCTCGAGGCGGCGGGCGCTTCGACCGGGGTCCTCCACCCCCTCGCGGTTCTCGGAACCCGCGGGGCGAAGATCGCCGGTGCCGCAGCGCGGATCGAAGGCGGTGCCGAGGCGCGCGCGGCGGCGAGGCGCCTCGCGAAGAACCTCGGCCTCCGTCCCCTCCCCACCGGGAAGGGTCTCGACCGCCCCGCCTATCACGCGGCCGCGTCGCTCGCCTCGAACGACGTCGTCGCCCTCCTCCTCGCGGCCCGGGCGCTCCTCGTGCGCGCCGGCGTCGCCGAAGCCGCCGCGGCCCGCGGGGTCGTGGCGCTCGCCGAGAGCGCGCTCGCGGTCGCCCGCCGGCACGGGATCGAAGGGGCGCTCTCCGGCCCGGCGTTCCGCGGCGACGCGGCGACGGTAGCCGCCCACCTCCGCGTCCTCGGCATGTCCGACCGGGAGACGGCCGCCGCCCACCGCGCGCTGTCGAAGACCTTGACCGCCCTCGGCCGTGGCCGGAGGCGTAGGCTCACGGTATAG
- a CDS encoding prolipoprotein diacylglyceryl transferase family protein — protein MHPFLFQIGHFRVPAYGFFSLLALGVAVLLVRRFAKIDGLDPGKAADAVVLTIAVGYFGARALELAVGWRRYFATPGGLKLMLFSTGIFLGGVIVAVPFGWYWFRRVGIPYGKGLDLLAIAGAVAEAVGRWGCFCSGCCWGTPTDLPWAVTFPEIAQRLHTGLPGVPIHPTQLYLSLAGWAILGVLAFLYPRKRFDGQILAAFLVLYSVARFFLEFLRGDEDRGRVFGTVSTSQALCLVLVVLAAWAYVRGMRRAAA, from the coding sequence ATGCACCCGTTCCTCTTCCAGATCGGGCACTTCCGCGTCCCCGCCTACGGTTTCTTCTCGCTGCTCGCCCTCGGGGTCGCGGTGCTCCTCGTCCGCCGCTTCGCGAAGATCGACGGCCTCGATCCCGGCAAGGCCGCGGACGCCGTCGTGCTCACGATCGCCGTCGGCTACTTCGGCGCGCGCGCGCTCGAGCTCGCCGTCGGATGGCGCCGCTATTTCGCCACACCGGGCGGCCTCAAGCTCATGCTCTTCTCGACCGGCATCTTCCTCGGCGGCGTCATCGTCGCGGTGCCGTTCGGGTGGTACTGGTTCCGGCGCGTCGGCATCCCCTACGGCAAGGGGCTCGACCTGCTCGCGATCGCGGGGGCCGTCGCGGAGGCGGTAGGGCGCTGGGGCTGCTTCTGCTCGGGGTGCTGCTGGGGAACGCCGACCGATCTCCCGTGGGCGGTCACGTTCCCCGAGATCGCTCAGCGCCTCCACACAGGACTGCCCGGCGTGCCGATCCATCCGACGCAGCTCTACCTCTCGCTCGCCGGCTGGGCGATCCTCGGGGTCCTCGCCTTCCTCTACCCACGGAAGCGTTTCGACGGACAGATCCTCGCCGCGTTCCTCGTCCTGTATTCAGTCGCGCGGTTCTTCCTCGAGTTCCTTCGCGGCGACGAGGATCGCGGCCGCGTCTTCGGAACGGTCAGCACGTCGCAGGCGCTGTGCCTCGTGCTCGTCGTGCTCGCCGCGTGGGCGTACGTGCGCGGCATGCGCCGGGCCGCCGCATGA